The following proteins come from a genomic window of Leptospira bandrabouensis:
- a CDS encoding PadR family transcriptional regulator: MKRESKTPYALLGILSQCEMNGYEIRKYIESTISFFWSESFGQIYPTLAKLEEDGLIREWEKTDSNGKKKKVYKITRPGLEAFRRWMDESPIQSNKRNELLFKVFFGRHMNSKLLTQQLEEEIKKQKDDLKSLKNFQKELDSDWEKHPDQEYWSLTLEYAEKQTKLNLDWIEKVKKKINP, from the coding sequence ATGAAACGAGAAAGTAAAACACCTTATGCTCTCTTAGGAATTTTATCTCAATGTGAAATGAATGGATATGAAATCCGTAAATACATTGAATCCACTATTAGTTTTTTCTGGAGTGAAAGTTTTGGTCAGATTTATCCCACACTTGCAAAATTAGAAGAAGATGGTTTAATCCGAGAATGGGAAAAAACGGACAGTAACGGCAAAAAGAAAAAAGTTTATAAAATCACTCGACCAGGATTAGAAGCATTCCGTCGTTGGATGGACGAATCACCTATTCAATCGAATAAAAGAAATGAATTATTGTTTAAGGTATTTTTTGGAAGGCATATGAATTCTAAACTATTAACTCAGCAATTGGAGGAAGAAATAAAAAAACAAAAAGATGATTTAAAATCACTTAAAAATTTCCAAAAAGAATTAGACAGTGATTGGGAGAAACATCCGGATCAAGAGTATTGGTCTTTAACGCTTGAATATGCAGAAAAACAAACAAAACTAAACCTGGATTGGATTGAAAAGGTAAAGAAGAAAATTAATCCATAA
- a CDS encoding NADPH-dependent FMN reductase, translated as MLQSKPKILAISGGISFSSYNKKILQTLKAEYSKDCEIVIYDQISNFPFFASGISDSDIPEIVKSFLKEIENADGILLCSPEYVFSMPGVLKNALEWAVSSVVFTDKPVALITAASVGEKAHESLLLVLKTIGAKLSEKTSLLISGVKGKVSVDGEITDEVTKQSVKDLMVQFIDSLKMNSSD; from the coding sequence ATGTTACAATCAAAACCAAAAATTCTAGCTATATCAGGTGGAATTAGTTTTTCCTCTTACAATAAAAAGATCTTACAAACTTTAAAAGCTGAATACTCAAAAGATTGTGAAATAGTAATTTATGACCAAATATCCAATTTTCCTTTTTTTGCTTCTGGTATTTCAGATTCAGATATTCCGGAAATAGTAAAAAGTTTTTTAAAGGAAATCGAAAACGCTGATGGAATTTTACTATGTTCTCCCGAATATGTATTTAGCATGCCTGGAGTTTTGAAAAATGCATTGGAATGGGCCGTTTCGTCGGTTGTGTTTACAGATAAACCAGTGGCACTCATCACAGCAGCATCTGTTGGTGAGAAGGCACACGAATCTTTATTATTGGTCTTAAAAACCATTGGTGCTAAGTTATCGGAAAAAACAAGTTTGTTAATTTCAGGAGTGAAAGGAAAGGTTTCTGTTGATGGCGAAATTACTGATGAAGTTACAAAACAATCAGTAAAGGATCTAATGGTTCAATTTATTGATTCATTGAAAATGAATTCGTCAGATTGA
- a CDS encoding DUF1554 domain-containing protein codes for MFRFLFILLFILSCREKSLNNACDINSESYKNSVIIYNLLGMQISNCSAGIVDFNSSVIFVNRKEAKFSEGGGDLTLGSPQTFTVQLRRKPISNVEIQLVFSDLTYITVSQLNLSFDSQSWSIPQTFYITAKNDNLLNGSRNISLQLIAKSDDKDLDLTPIVIPIEVLDNEKRLFVSTNAYMGGSFGGISGADTICSSDIKCPLGSTCKAMILGSTRIASQSANLGDGQVNWVLHPNAHYYLTDNATLIANTNSSSLLQIPFFSVMDATAPGTWLGSNSGWVLGANSCSDWTDNTNTVTGYMFRTQFTNSTLFGGNFNCNNPVNLFCVEY; via the coding sequence ATGTTTCGTTTTCTGTTCATTTTATTATTCATTTTGTCCTGTCGTGAAAAATCATTAAACAATGCTTGCGATATCAATTCGGAGTCTTACAAAAATTCTGTTATTATTTATAACCTATTAGGTATGCAAATTAGCAATTGTTCTGCTGGCATAGTTGATTTCAATTCATCTGTTATTTTTGTGAATAGAAAAGAAGCAAAATTTTCCGAAGGTGGTGGAGATTTAACACTAGGTAGTCCACAAACTTTTACAGTTCAACTAAGAAGAAAACCTATATCGAATGTTGAAATTCAATTGGTGTTTTCGGACTTAACTTATATTACAGTATCGCAATTAAATCTTTCATTCGATTCTCAGTCGTGGTCGATTCCACAGACATTTTATATTACGGCTAAAAATGATAATCTGTTGAATGGCAGTCGAAACATTAGTCTACAACTCATAGCAAAATCGGATGATAAAGATCTAGACCTAACACCTATAGTTATACCTATTGAAGTTTTGGACAATGAAAAACGATTGTTTGTTTCAACAAATGCATATATGGGAGGATCGTTTGGTGGTATTTCTGGGGCTGATACTATATGTTCTTCTGATATTAAATGTCCTTTAGGTTCCACATGTAAGGCGATGATTTTAGGTTCAACAAGAATCGCCTCTCAATCGGCAAATTTAGGTGACGGCCAAGTTAATTGGGTTCTACATCCTAATGCACACTATTATCTCACTGATAATGCAACTTTGATCGCAAATACAAATTCCTCTTCACTTTTACAAATTCCATTTTTCAGTGTTATGGATGCCACTGCTCCCGGAACATGGCTTGGTAGTAACTCTGGTTGGGTATTGGGCGCAAATAGTTGTAGTGATTGGACGGATAATACTAATACTGTTACGGGCTATATGTTTCGAACTCAATTTACGAATAGCACACTTTTTGGTGGAAATTTTAATTGTAATAATCCTGTGAATTTATTTTGCGTAGAGTATTAA
- a CDS encoding alpha/beta fold hydrolase, whose protein sequence is MKFSSSELNEFESKGQYINFRGHSIFYRVIGTGDNVFLLHGYPFNSYDWSLVIPTLAKEKRVVILDFLGMGFSDKPQNYRYTFEEYAYIVNEVAKHLGIVEADILAHDLAVSVVQEMLASPEKNKFKIRSIAFMNGGLFSDVYKPRLIQKLLSQTPNFIGKFLSKKMSRKSVEKSLLSLFGANTQPNLSLLNIFWEVLNYKNGKSIAYLIGRMVFEKVHYQKRWIDAMLNTNIPFCYICGSADPNSGRHMANRFIKIFPKNPVYFLSEMVGHWPQLESPHEVISMYYQFQIYLKGLNETRK, encoded by the coding sequence ATGAAGTTTTCTAGTTCAGAATTAAATGAATTTGAAAGTAAGGGACAATATATAAATTTTCGAGGTCATTCGATTTTTTATAGAGTGATTGGGACTGGAGATAATGTTTTTCTTCTGCATGGATATCCATTCAATAGTTATGATTGGAGTTTGGTCATTCCAACATTAGCGAAAGAAAAAAGGGTAGTCATCTTGGATTTTTTGGGAATGGGATTTTCTGATAAACCACAAAATTACCGTTATACGTTTGAAGAATATGCATATATTGTCAACGAAGTTGCTAAACACTTAGGAATAGTGGAAGCCGATATATTGGCCCATGATTTAGCGGTGAGTGTTGTTCAAGAAATGTTGGCTTCACCAGAAAAAAATAAGTTTAAAATTCGTTCGATTGCATTTATGAATGGTGGTTTATTTTCAGATGTTTATAAACCTAGATTGATTCAAAAGTTATTATCTCAAACCCCCAATTTTATTGGTAAATTTCTTAGCAAAAAGATGAGTCGAAAGTCAGTAGAGAAATCGTTACTTAGTTTATTTGGAGCAAATACACAACCAAACTTAAGTTTACTAAATATTTTTTGGGAAGTTTTAAATTATAAAAATGGGAAATCGATAGCATATCTGATTGGTAGAATGGTCTTTGAAAAAGTTCACTATCAAAAACGGTGGATTGATGCTATGTTAAATACAAATATACCTTTTTGTTACATTTGTGGATCTGCTGATCCAAATTCTGGAAGGCATATGGCAAATCGTTTTATAAAAATTTTCCCCAAAAACCCTGTTTATTTTTTATCCGAAATGGTAGGTCATTGGCCACAATTAGAGTCGCCGCATGAAGTGATTTCAATGTATTATCAATTTCAAATCTATCTTAAAGGTTTAAATGAAACGAGAAAGTAA
- a CDS encoding DUF3703 domain-containing protein — protein sequence MNFKMPEDFKKAYQKELENYQISLKEKNLVQAWKFLERAHVIGQYHPIPHTGIHFRMLVFGIRTFNGKEIFGQLIRVLFGWIGSLLNRIPVGNTGGVSVPIFASMPIPDDLKSLLKDADTDRIGLSGLKTK from the coding sequence ATGAATTTTAAAATGCCTGAAGATTTTAAAAAAGCCTATCAGAAAGAATTGGAGAACTACCAAATCTCCTTGAAAGAAAAAAACTTGGTTCAAGCTTGGAAGTTTTTAGAAAGAGCCCATGTCATTGGTCAATACCATCCAATTCCTCATACGGGGATTCATTTTCGAATGTTAGTATTTGGGATTAGGACTTTCAATGGTAAAGAAATTTTTGGTCAATTGATAAGAGTTTTGTTCGGTTGGATCGGCAGTTTATTGAATCGAATTCCGGTGGGAAATACTGGCGGAGTCTCTGTGCCTATTTTTGCGTCTATGCCCATTCCTGATGATTTAAAAAGTTTATTGAAGGATGCTGATACGGATCGCATTGGCCTTTCTGGTTTGAAAACTAAGTAG
- a CDS encoding helix-turn-helix domain-containing protein produces the protein METKEKSSFYIWKEMAAYTGISFATKRHSHFFHQFCFSLDKPFLLRGKNGKNFYSQAALVPSGVSHETSFGNERFIILLIDPLLFAVSYKVVFNPQECDPAFDLKDVISNSDILFFEKELKSNQIESKNKIIQLLKDKFILKDQRNIDNRIRDSLSIIQQDELDQLTLNQISKITKLSPSRFRHLFRTETGITFSSYKLWKKTQKAILVLIEQKDLMNAAYEGGFFDQPHFNRVLRRSFGLSPSELKKNTHFELKIFS, from the coding sequence ATGGAGACTAAAGAGAAATCAAGTTTTTATATTTGGAAAGAAATGGCTGCCTATACTGGAATATCCTTTGCCACCAAACGTCATAGTCACTTTTTTCATCAGTTTTGTTTTTCTTTAGACAAACCATTTTTACTTAGAGGCAAAAACGGAAAAAACTTTTATTCACAGGCAGCTTTGGTTCCATCTGGAGTCAGCCATGAAACAAGTTTTGGAAACGAAAGATTTATTATTTTATTGATAGATCCGTTGTTATTTGCGGTGTCTTATAAAGTAGTTTTTAATCCACAAGAATGTGATCCTGCCTTTGATTTAAAGGATGTTATTTCTAATTCAGATATTTTGTTTTTTGAAAAAGAACTAAAATCTAATCAAATTGAGTCAAAAAACAAAATCATTCAATTACTAAAAGATAAGTTTATTTTAAAAGACCAACGTAATATCGACAATCGAATCAGAGATAGTTTATCGATCATTCAACAAGATGAATTGGACCAATTAACTTTAAACCAAATCTCTAAAATAACAAAACTGTCTCCTAGTAGATTTCGACATTTATTTCGTACTGAGACTGGAATTACATTTTCAAGTTATAAGTTATGGAAAAAAACACAGAAAGCAATTTTAGTTCTTATAGAACAAAAAGATTTAATGAATGCTGCTTATGAAGGAGGTTTTTTTGATCAGCCTCATTTTAATCGAGTGTTACGTAGATCATTTGGCCTGAGTCCCTCTGAACTAAAAAAAAATACTCATTTTGAATTAAAAATATTCTCGTAA
- a CDS encoding NAD(P)H-dependent oxidoreductase, giving the protein MQTNQRNILVILGHPNPNSLCAHFAESYVNSAKQAGHIVNYLKLIDLKFDYNLHLGHKKDSHQILEPDLMQSQKLIMEADHLVFVFPSWWASMPALLKAWIDRVFLPGFSFKYRKNSPLPEKLLLGKSARIIVTMDAPSWYYKWFNKSPGVHLLKFGTLEFCGVSPVKVTIFGQVRTRKQPDFLRWTKQVESIGTQGK; this is encoded by the coding sequence ATGCAAACCAACCAACGGAATATACTTGTGATTCTTGGCCATCCGAATCCAAATTCACTTTGTGCTCATTTCGCAGAATCTTATGTAAATTCAGCAAAACAAGCAGGCCATATAGTTAATTATCTGAAATTGATTGATTTAAAATTCGATTATAACTTACACTTGGGTCATAAAAAAGATTCTCATCAGATACTTGAACCTGATTTGATGCAAAGTCAAAAACTGATAATGGAGGCAGATCATTTGGTTTTTGTATTTCCAAGTTGGTGGGCCAGTATGCCTGCTCTTTTAAAGGCTTGGATTGACCGCGTTTTTTTGCCGGGATTTTCATTTAAATATCGAAAAAATTCTCCCCTTCCCGAAAAACTTTTGTTAGGTAAATCTGCGCGTATCATTGTAACCATGGATGCTCCTAGTTGGTATTATAAATGGTTCAATAAATCTCCAGGTGTTCATTTGTTGAAGTTTGGTACTTTGGAATTTTGTGGAGTCTCGCCAGTCAAAGTAACTATCTTTGGTCAGGTTAGAACTCGTAAACAACCTGATTTTTTGAGATGGACTAAGCAAGTTGAATCTATTGGGACTCAAGGTAAATAA
- a CDS encoding DUF1554 domain-containing protein has product MFFRTLLIGVLFLSCSKNSYNNPCDPESKSFAMTFLVMEVSGEEKNSCFLGLTIKDNFGLLLSTTTGRISEHGGNATVGSSLAIKLNLGSEPKQDVNVNIVVSNPSYATVIPTSIVWTSNDWNTERVITVTAVNDTLLNGTRDFLIRLVPTSADNTLRLQERLISMQIIDNDKRLFVNSTLTKGNLGGIAGADATCSSDPKCPVGSQCKAMLSTDSGIRRATITGDVGDGQVDWVLKPFASYFQSDNTTPIGTTNAVSLFTLPIVNGIESPGVTTWTGLGTSWQTDPNDCSNWTNSISGNGIVGSSSSNNVALINNLNVACTSDLKFYCAEQ; this is encoded by the coding sequence ATGTTTTTTAGAACTCTTTTAATCGGCGTTCTTTTTCTATCTTGTAGTAAAAATTCCTATAATAATCCTTGTGACCCAGAATCAAAATCTTTTGCCATGACTTTTTTGGTTATGGAAGTTTCAGGTGAAGAGAAAAACTCCTGTTTTCTCGGGCTAACAATTAAAGATAATTTCGGCCTCTTACTTAGTACAACAACAGGTCGTATTTCTGAACATGGCGGGAATGCCACAGTTGGTTCCTCACTCGCAATTAAACTAAACCTTGGGTCCGAGCCAAAACAAGATGTGAATGTCAACATTGTTGTTTCCAACCCTTCTTATGCAACAGTCATTCCAACGTCAATTGTATGGACATCCAATGATTGGAATACCGAAAGGGTAATTACAGTAACTGCTGTAAACGATACCTTATTAAATGGGACTAGAGATTTTTTAATTCGCCTGGTGCCGACTTCTGCAGATAATACTTTGCGACTTCAAGAGAGATTGATCTCAATGCAGATTATTGATAACGATAAAAGGTTATTTGTGAATTCAACTCTCACCAAAGGAAACTTAGGTGGGATTGCCGGAGCAGATGCCACATGTTCTTCCGATCCAAAATGCCCTGTTGGATCTCAATGTAAGGCAATGCTTAGCACTGATTCAGGAATTCGAAGGGCAACTATTACGGGAGATGTTGGCGATGGTCAGGTGGACTGGGTTTTAAAACCATTCGCATCGTATTTCCAAAGCGACAATACAACGCCGATCGGGACTACGAATGCAGTCTCATTGTTTACCCTACCAATTGTGAATGGAATTGAATCTCCGGGAGTGACCACTTGGACTGGATTAGGAACTTCATGGCAAACAGACCCGAACGATTGTTCGAATTGGACAAATTCAATTTCTGGCAACGGAATTGTAGGGAGTTCTAGTAGCAATAATGTCGCGTTAATCAATAATTTGAATGTAGCTTGTACCAGTGATTTGAAGTTTTACTGCGCAGAACAATAA
- a CDS encoding N-acyl homoserine lactonase family protein translates to MKSLTPVFVLVVLFSFFGCFSRAAIPYTKEVSPVQLEKPIPGLKLEVFQTGRMVIDGWAAYTGGKGKISMDQPAYLISHPNYGLVAFEAGHHSEIATNPSEHLGWIHRVGLMPMEQDRGQDFRNQLKTTGKNPDSLRDILVSHFHPEHVGAVEEFPNARIVADRREIKHGTESPNYNYVNAEYDGISNWFQIDFSSKKQFGSFEGSYDLVGDGSILVLSTPGHTPGHISLLVNLGSGPVLLTGDMAWTEHNIRSASIGLPFISSDGEAARISLGQLLAFQSKNPGVLIVPGHDLNPLRKNPRKDIHIHPWAVNK, encoded by the coding sequence GTGAAATCCCTAACTCCGGTCTTTGTTTTGGTAGTTCTTTTTTCTTTTTTTGGCTGTTTTAGCAGAGCGGCGATTCCCTATACGAAAGAAGTATCTCCGGTCCAACTGGAGAAACCGATCCCAGGTCTCAAACTGGAAGTTTTCCAAACGGGGCGAATGGTCATTGATGGCTGGGCTGCTTACACTGGTGGCAAAGGGAAAATCAGTATGGACCAACCTGCCTATTTAATATCCCATCCTAACTACGGTTTGGTTGCATTTGAAGCAGGACACCATTCCGAGATTGCAACAAATCCCTCTGAACATTTAGGTTGGATACATCGTGTGGGACTCATGCCGATGGAACAAGACCGAGGTCAGGACTTTCGCAACCAATTGAAAACAACTGGAAAAAATCCAGATTCTTTACGAGATATTTTAGTTTCTCATTTTCATCCAGAACATGTTGGGGCAGTAGAGGAATTTCCAAATGCGAGAATTGTCGCAGACCGGCGAGAAATAAAACATGGAACTGAATCACCAAACTATAATTATGTGAATGCTGAGTATGATGGTATCTCAAACTGGTTTCAAATCGATTTTTCTTCTAAGAAACAATTTGGATCCTTTGAGGGATCGTATGATTTAGTGGGAGACGGATCTATTTTGGTTCTTTCCACACCAGGGCATACACCAGGACATATTTCTCTTTTGGTAAATTTAGGATCTGGACCAGTTTTGTTAACTGGTGATATGGCCTGGACAGAACATAACATCCGCTCTGCTTCGATTGGTCTTCCTTTTATTTCATCCGATGGAGAAGCTGCAAGGATTTCACTAGGTCAATTATTGGCATTCCAATCTAAAAATCCTGGTGTCCTGATTGTCCCAGGGCATGACCTAAATCCATTACGAAAAAACCCAAGAAAAGATATCCATATCCATCCTTGGGCAGTTAATAAATAA
- a CDS encoding ABC transporter substrate-binding protein, producing the protein MVGRVSTKIFYIFVCLLFLFQSSVHASEKVTLHLKWFHQFQFAGYYAALEKGFYRDVGLDVEILESTIGIKGIHEKVIRTTGQYGVGSNELIQERFAGKPVVVLAVIFQHSPSVLYFKKSSNIQSIHDLAGKRVMLTPRMDEIVAYLKKEGIEPGDLQLLEHRFNPNDLIQGKVDAYSGYATTQAYDFKKAGFPYIAYSPRVAGIDFYGDNLFTSEAEVKKHPERVKAFREASLRGWQYAMSHQSEIVDLIYEKYSKRNPKERLLFEAEQMTPLIQPVLVEMGYMNPGRWKHINEVYSELGMLPKNLDLKGFIYDPNPKVNYDWIYYAFGIVVFSFVIIWLVQWRRLNKQYSENLKKQVEVRTEELKHSNEYLQVLNQSLLNTLKELTEAQDRLLASEKLAVLGQLSAGMAHELNTPLGAIVSSNQSIADFLSKIKNLIETIISFNKEDSLRFHKLLNQSLGNKTFLEGKEERSLKKELAIQYSYSNKMDLYGKHMQLVIETGAFRLGDELNQILESENSLQLFETVANISSAFRSNQIISVAAEKATHVIKALKSYLISEKDILNGDSEVDLIFEIETILSLYHHKLMKVNVLREYLTDKKPKCSKDKLNQVWINLLNNALQAMSYVGTLEIKIQFIEPWIKVSITDSGTGISDSIKSKIFDPFFTTKPGGEGMGLGLDICKKIILQMGGKIELEDVPKGACFSVWLHAA; encoded by the coding sequence ATGGTTGGGAGAGTATCTACAAAGATTTTTTACATTTTTGTCTGTCTTCTTTTTTTATTTCAGTCATCGGTCCATGCATCTGAAAAAGTTACTCTTCATTTAAAATGGTTTCACCAATTCCAATTCGCAGGATATTATGCAGCACTAGAAAAGGGTTTCTATCGAGATGTCGGTCTAGATGTAGAAATTTTGGAAAGTACAATTGGTATCAAAGGAATTCATGAAAAGGTAATACGAACTACTGGTCAATATGGTGTTGGAAGTAATGAGTTAATTCAAGAACGTTTCGCAGGAAAACCAGTTGTGGTTCTTGCTGTCATTTTTCAACATTCACCTTCTGTTTTATATTTTAAAAAGTCATCAAATATTCAAAGTATTCACGACCTCGCAGGAAAACGAGTGATGTTAACTCCGAGAATGGATGAAATCGTCGCATATTTGAAAAAAGAAGGTATTGAACCTGGCGATTTACAACTGTTAGAGCATAGATTCAATCCAAATGATTTAATACAAGGAAAAGTTGATGCATATTCTGGTTATGCCACCACACAAGCATACGATTTTAAAAAAGCTGGTTTTCCCTACATTGCCTATTCGCCAAGAGTAGCTGGCATTGATTTTTATGGTGACAATTTATTTACCAGTGAAGCCGAGGTTAAAAAACATCCGGAGAGGGTAAAAGCATTTAGAGAGGCGAGCCTTCGTGGTTGGCAATATGCGATGTCTCACCAATCGGAAATTGTTGATTTGATTTATGAAAAATATTCAAAAAGGAATCCGAAAGAGAGATTACTTTTTGAAGCAGAACAAATGACTCCATTAATTCAGCCTGTTCTTGTTGAAATGGGGTATATGAATCCAGGCCGATGGAAACATATCAATGAAGTTTATTCCGAATTAGGAATGTTACCTAAAAATTTAGATTTAAAAGGATTTATCTACGATCCAAATCCAAAAGTTAACTATGATTGGATTTATTATGCATTTGGAATTGTAGTTTTTTCTTTTGTGATTATATGGTTGGTCCAATGGCGAAGATTGAATAAACAATATTCAGAAAATCTAAAGAAGCAAGTTGAAGTTAGAACTGAAGAGTTAAAACATTCAAATGAATATTTACAGGTATTAAATCAGAGTTTATTAAATACTTTGAAAGAGCTGACTGAAGCACAAGATAGGCTCTTGGCATCTGAAAAGTTGGCAGTCCTTGGTCAACTTTCTGCAGGAATGGCCCATGAATTAAATACTCCATTAGGAGCTATTGTTTCTTCCAACCAATCCATCGCCGATTTCTTAAGTAAAATAAAAAACTTAATCGAGACAATCATTAGTTTTAATAAAGAAGATTCATTGCGGTTTCATAAGTTGTTAAACCAGAGTTTGGGGAACAAAACTTTTCTTGAGGGAAAGGAAGAAAGATCCTTAAAAAAAGAACTAGCGATCCAATATTCGTATTCGAATAAGATGGATTTGTATGGAAAACATATGCAGTTAGTGATTGAAACAGGGGCTTTTCGTTTGGGTGATGAATTAAACCAGATTTTAGAGAGCGAAAATTCTCTTCAACTTTTCGAGACGGTTGCTAATATCTCATCTGCATTTCGATCTAATCAAATCATATCAGTTGCAGCAGAAAAAGCAACCCATGTAATCAAAGCTCTAAAGAGTTATTTAATTTCGGAAAAAGATATTTTAAATGGGGACAGTGAGGTTGATTTAATATTCGAAATTGAAACTATACTTTCTTTATATCATCATAAATTAATGAAAGTTAATGTGTTACGAGAGTATTTAACAGATAAAAAACCTAAATGTAGTAAGGATAAACTCAATCAAGTTTGGATTAATCTTTTGAATAATGCATTACAGGCAATGAGTTATGTTGGAACATTAGAAATCAAAATTCAATTCATTGAACCATGGATCAAAGTGTCTATTACTGATTCAGGTACTGGAATATCAGATTCAATAAAGAGCAAAATTTTTGATCCATTTTTTACGACAAAACCAGGTGGGGAAGGTATGGGCCTTGGTCTTGACATTTGCAAAAAAATAATTTTACAAATGGGAGGAAAAATTGAGTTAGAGGATGTACCTAAAGGTGCATGTTTTTCTGTTTGGTTACACGCGGCGTAA
- a CDS encoding MarR family winged helix-turn-helix transcriptional regulator, whose translation MEEIIEQWRKEIPTLSLRGMEVFGRLGQAAILASDVVESSLSKLGLKMGEFDVLASLRRSGPPFQLNPTQLWQGMLLSSGAMTNRLDRLEIAGYIERFPDPNDRRATLVSLTEKGLKLINEAVVLHTQNEDECIQDFTVEEITSLNSLLSKLKHSIEKTKK comes from the coding sequence ATGGAAGAGATTATCGAACAATGGCGAAAAGAAATCCCTACCCTTTCCCTCCGCGGAATGGAAGTATTCGGACGTTTGGGACAAGCAGCCATTCTGGCAAGTGATGTTGTGGAATCTAGTTTAAGCAAATTAGGATTAAAAATGGGAGAATTTGATGTTTTAGCTTCACTGCGTAGATCAGGACCTCCCTTCCAATTAAATCCTACTCAGCTTTGGCAAGGAATGTTACTCTCCTCTGGTGCTATGACTAACCGCTTGGACCGTCTTGAAATAGCAGGTTATATCGAGAGATTTCCCGATCCGAACGATAGGAGAGCCACCTTAGTTTCATTAACAGAAAAAGGTTTAAAACTGATTAACGAAGCAGTTGTTTTGCACACACAAAATGAAGATGAGTGCATTCAGGATTTTACAGTAGAAGAAATCACTTCCTTAAATTCTCTTCTATCAAAACTAAAACATTCGATAGAAAAAACAAAGAAGTAA